In Fundulus heteroclitus isolate FHET01 chromosome 16, MU-UCD_Fhet_4.1, whole genome shotgun sequence, a single genomic region encodes these proteins:
- the timp2b gene encoding metalloproteinase inhibitor 2b, which produces MSCMTHSCLVALAILFLWRVEEMAEACSCSPAHPQQAFCNSDVVIRAKVVGMQEVDSGNDVYGNPIKRLRFDVKQMKMFKGPTQDIDAIYTAPSSAMCGVTLDTDGKKEYLITGKLEVDGTMHVTLCDFMEQWETLTAMQRKSLTERYETGCDCRITRCTSIPCMISSPAECLWTDWVIEKTVNGEQAKHYACIKRSDDSCAWYRGSAPPRKDFLDIEDP; this is translated from the exons ATGAGCTGCATGACGCACAGCTGTTTGGTCGCCCTGGCCATCCTGTTTCTGTGGCGCGTTGAAGAAATGGCAGAAGCCTGCAGCTGCTCCCCTGCGCATCCTCAACAGGCTTTCTGCAACTCAGACGTCG TTATTAGGGCAAAAGTGGTTGGAATGCAGGAGGTTGACAGCGGCAATGATGTATATGGAAATCCCATCAAACGGCTCCGGTTTGACGTCAAACAGATGAAG ATGTTTAAAGGTCCCACCCAGGATATTGATGCCATCTATACTGCTCCATCCTCAGCAATGTGTGGCGTGACTCTGGACACCGATGGAAAGAAGGAGTACCTTATTACag GTAAACTGGAGGTTGATGGGACGATGCACGTCACCTTGTGTGACTTCATGGAGCAGTGGGAGACCCTGACCGCGATGCAGAGGAAGAGCCTGACTGAGCGCTATGAAACTGGCTGCGACTGCAGG ATCACCCGCTGCACCTCCATCCCCTGCATGATCAGCAGCCCGGCAGAGTGCCTTTGGACAGACTGGGTGATCGAAAAGACGGTGAACGGAGAGCAAGCCAAGCACTACGCTTGCATCAAGAGGAGCGACGACTCGTGCGCCTGGTACAGAGGCAGTGCGCCACCCAGGAAGGATTTTCTGGACATTGAAGACCCATAA